Below is a window of Solanum stenotomum isolate F172 chromosome 7, ASM1918654v1, whole genome shotgun sequence DNA.
AATTTGAGTTTGTTGGGTATTTTTATGCTTCCAGATCCATCCATACttattttgattgtttgttCACTTTTGTTCCCTTATTGATGAGAGAACGTGTACTTTTGATTGAGAAGTAGTCACTACTAGTGAGTCCCTATATGAGTTCGTCCTCTCTTTCAATGGGGGAGGGGGAGGTGATTGTCATTTATGATGTTGCTGATGTTGTCAGGGAACTCAACTGATAGAGTCAACCATGGATCTAGGGtcttcatttttattcaaaGGCCCTTGAATGAGGCTTctaattttccctaaatttgTGATCCAGTTATTCTCCGAGAATCTAATTGTGTTACCACTATTAGCATTCTATTTTGATCCTTTAGTGCATTGTCTTTCAGCCTTGCATaatgcattttcaagttcttGAGGGTACTCTACTGTTTTTGTTAAACATCTCTTGTGACAGTTTTTGAAGTAAAGGATCCTTGCCTCAAGGGTTTTGAGATTTTTGAAATCTCTCCATACTAAGGAGGTGTAGAGAGATTTGTTTCTGACCTCGCTCTTTTGTACTCCCAGTCCTCCTTTTGTCTTCCTTTGAGTAATGATTTTCCAACTCATCAAGtgcattttcttattttcagaTGAAGTTTCTTATAATTGATCTTAGCTAGTAGTTGAATGTACTACATACGTGGAAGGGGATGCTactgagaaaatatttttttgttttgtagaAAAAGTCCTCCCCCCTCCCTCCGCACCCCCACGCCACCCACACCCACGCAagctatttcaattttttttagcaaacaaaaaattatttaaatttgtgcTCTAATATATAAGGTAATCAAGGTATTTTTTTAGAGTTCTCTATTAACTTACCAAAACTATGATTTTATTGAGATTCAATTAGTTTTAGAGTATTAGTTTACTTTTGAAttgtattttgaaaagaaaacatGTACACAATATGACATGCTAGTTTCTTTCTTTAAATGAACGaagatataattataattttacatatatatatattataattatgtcAATTATTCTGTATAATTATTAAGTTTTCTTAAGAGAGGCGATCAGAGTGGTACTCGAATTCATTTACGATCTCATATTTTCAAACGCATTGCACTTCGCTCAGACATTTGcctaagtaaattttattttttttaatgtaagtCACTCCTTCTTATGTTACTCTAAGTGTTTCTCtcctattattattttcatcttgtatatttatatttacaCGGATGATTGATGTTAACTTATCTTTTAAAGGTGATAGAAAACTTCTTCTAAGTCATTCTCGTCATCTCCGACTTCCTCTCCCCCCTCTCTCTTGTCTACTCTGACTCTGTATTCTATATTTTTACCtctatttgtattttgtatttccACCTCTCTATATCTTGTATTTCCACCTACGTATATTTGCATGTTTATCtctttttgttgtatttttatattttcgggaatgaatataaatgataacagagtaaataaatataagtgATAACAGAGTAAATAAATACAAGTGATATAAGAGAGAATCAATACAAGTGAAATTAGACCGAATGAAAATagtctattatttttttgttttttgtatttATGTATACAAGCGGACTGTGTTCGTTGATATAGCCTAAATGCGCACATGAAAACAAGTGGTATAAGAGCGAATGAATACAAGTGATGCACGAGCGAATGAATACAAGTGAAATTAGAGTGAATGATTACAGATTCctgtattttttgttgtttgtatctttgtatacatgCAAACTGTATTAGGCAATATAAACTATATTCATCGATACATTTTGTATTCGATTCAAGagcaaatgaaataaattgaaattggagCGAATGAATATAGTCAcctgttttaatttttatatttttgtatctttGTGTACATCTTGAGTGTATTTGTTGATACAATCTAAATACACGCACTAATACAAGTGATACAAGAGCGAATGAATACAAGTGAAATTAGATTGAATGAATACAATTCtctataatttttgttttttgtatATACACGGACTATATTAGTCAATACCACTAAATACATGAATAAATATAACAAATACAGTCGATTGACACCTCAAaacatatagtaatattttgaaattcctATATTTTAATACTAGATGAAGGTTTCTGTTTAAGTTGCTAATAAAATTCAAACTAttgtcatttttgaaaattcctGTATCTAAATATTACATGAAGGTTTCCCGTCCGGATCTGAGCGCAAATATGATAGTTCTCCatctatatataaattatgaaaataggTGAATATACTCAAATGGCCTTTTTAATACATCATTTAATTAATAGAACAGTGTAATTTCTGGAAAGAGGGGCATAAAAAACTCTGCGATGCTATTACTGTATAATCAATCACAAGTAATAATTATTACAAACATGTATTATTTCTCTTCAAGCATATTTACACCCATTTGCATCTAACAAGGGAGATACTAGAAAAAGtagaatataattcttttgaaGTATGATTTTGTATAgcaaagaagtaaaaaaataatatgtatagtAAATGCATAGCAGATGTTTGCTAAAATACGAAGAGAAGTTGGTAGGTCTTCTTCGAagacttgaaaaaaatattttataactttaatAAGATTTTAATTAGGACAGGACTAGTTGATTATAATTGTGTTCCAAATTAAGATCCATTAGGTAGGGGTTGTTTCCTTTTGGTTGATTCCTGACATCTGTAATCTTACTGTAGAACCCTCAATTGAAGTTCCAGCATCTGTAGCAGCCTTGAGTCCCCTCTTCATTTTCGCTTTCGAAGCCCAACCAAGAAGACCAACTTGAATGTGCTCATCAAATATTGACTTCTTGAAATGGGTACCCATCTGTAATTCAGATTCAGATTCAActtcaacattcattcatatcAACCTACTCAACAAACCATGCCTGTTTAAAACACTAACCTGTGTAACAAGAGCATAAAGTGGCAACGTGCTATAGCTGCATAACATTTGAATTATTACCCTGGAAAACACAATCACATCATCATCAAAACACATTTTTTCCTACATTTACACTATATATAATACCCAACTGGGCACTGGACTTTACCCTATAACAAGTCGTGGAACAATGAAACCAACTTGTCCCATTATGCAGGAATTAAAGCCATATTGCACCTATTGAGAGAACGAAAAACTACCAAGATTAGAAATAGAAAAGTAAGCTGAGTGAAAACATAGTATAATAACTTTAGCTTACCAATATCCAGAAAAAGAATGCTATCTCAAAAGCATTTTGGAAGAGGATAAAGTGTATCAAGATGAGGACAATTTGAGGGCGCTTGAACCAGAAGTGATCATCAGAAGGTTGGACCACCAATTCACCTTCTATCGCGACATGTTTCTCTGCTACCTCATGAGCTAACTGAATAATTACATGCTCCAACTTTGTGCCAACCGCAATCAGAAGCTGATAAAAACCCAACAAGAAGTTAAGAGGAAGAAGATGAGGTTGTTGCTAAAGGAGCCTcgtgttgaaaaaataaatattaagagcaattaagaaagaaaagtaaTTGAATGTGTGAGAAAGGAAACATCCACATTCAACATGCATCTTAACTCCTGAGAAGGTTGATAGGAATCTAGAAATGCTCCAAAACTAACctttaaataaatgaatttgTAAATAGAAGAGTACACCTTTGTGGACTTTTTGCCAAATAAGTGGGATCCAATATAGGTAAAATATTGATACTGTCACTAAACATTTgccaaataaggaaatgtgtCAACTTTTTGGGGACggaccaaaaagaaaaagtgtgtcacatatattgggatagagggagtaacTGTTTTGTTTGAATGgcttttctttaaatttaaattagatctAGCAAAAGGCTTAGTAAAGATCCAACTCACAACAAAAGGAATGAATGCAATCCAGAAGTATGTATGCCAACctggaaaatataaaatgaatttaTCAGCTTTCAGATATAAACCACAACCAAATGACCAAACTGAAACATGAAATGAAACttgtaaaattatattaaagcaAAGTGAAAGTTATGCAGGCAACACTTTTAAAGGCAGTGTCTGgaatgaatcatctaaaagaGTGCTGTGGCTTAATTTAATCATAAGTTGCGGAAGCATAAGGAGATGCTATCAAATTACAACTATAGCATGTACAATATGAACGGAGACATAGATAAACTTATTAACATTTGCCTCAGAGGAAGTTGGCAAATGGTCGTACCCATAGTTACAAGACAACTAATTCCACAATTTCTTCTGTGATAAGTCAAAGTTTAATTCACAAATTTTCTCATCCTGAAAGAGGGTGTAAACTCGGGGCATTCAGCTTATTGTTGGGTATAAGTTCACAGTGACACATGGTTATAAATGCTTGGATAACACTTTCACAATTATAAAAAGAGTGGGCCATAAATTTAGCAATAAGTTAAATGCAGCTGTTGCGAGTGACAGACTTGGGATTTAGCCTGGCCCCTGGGGGAGGGGGACAACCTACTTGAGGCCCTACCTAAGAAGCAGAAAATTTAAGAGCCTAGATATTATTGCTGTCGATTACTAGTTTCTTAGAGAACAACTATCTTCGATAGGTTCTATCCGAGCATAATATAGCACCAGCTGTGTAACCATCAATAGGTACAGTGCAACGCTATCCACAGCTTCCTTATCCTTGAAGTCAAAGAGGAAATAAATTGGGAATATTCGATTTTTTGTTGAATAGAAGTGTGTAGTACCATGTACTCAAAAATGTTTGGTTAGTCCAACATCTTAACCAATTATAACAATGAGTACAACAATCAACTTAGCAGTAAGTAAACTGCAGCTACTGGCAGTGGCACTCTTTGGGATTTTATGGGAGGGGAGATGGCCCTCGCTGCAGACACCAAGCAGATATTTTTGAGCCCACAAtaacattaaattattttttttgagataaaggTAACTGAACATTAAAATTGCTGCTATTCAATTGTTAGTTTCCATTTGCCAAGAGAACAACTCTCTTCAACAGCACTAAGGTTGCTGGTACCCAATTATTACTTGCCAATACCACCCTTTTCCATTTGTTCTGCATTAGTATAGCATTGAAACATTTCAAAGCAGCTACAAGGTAAAAATGTCTATTCCAAGTTAGAGTTGGCATACCATTAACATTCAGAAACAAGAAGATGACAACAAATACCCAGAGATACCAACTGCAAAAAACACAGGAAAATGGCAACAAGTGAGAAAAACATCGCAAATTCTTCCCGGTGGGATGTGGCAGAGGAGGGAGGAGAATGGCCACTAACCTGATACCGACGACAGTCTTAAAATCATCTTCCAGAGCACGAATCATGTACttgtgaaaattaaattttgggtTTTGCTTGCAATGTGTCTGCCAAAGAGAAGAAACTTAACACTACATGAGCAATTAAGCACCAAAAAGATGgcaaaacaacaaacaattatCTCAGACAAGTAACATAGTGAAGTTACCATAATGAACCCCAAACGCAGAGCAGCATAATCTGACTTGCTGACAGAACCATAAAACTGCTTAAAGAAAGAGTGCTGCAAGTTTTCGTGGAAACCAAACAAAAGTATGAGATGCTTATGTTAATGTAAAGGCACTACACAACCACGTGATTGCTCTATTATAAATTCCCCATTTCTTCACCTTCTGTCTTactcataaataaaattgatgttTATTCAGCATGTTTTTCAAAGTTTTGCAAGTGCCCAGCTTATCATATTTGTTGAGAATAAGAACCAGTACTTGCTTGGATAGAATTCTCAGGTAACAGGGCCCTAACACGACAGCAAATAAAACTTGCTAATAATATAAATTCTTTCAACGCACTGAAGTAGTGAACCATATTTTAGCTAAACTAGATATATGACGGACTTATTGGAGACACGATCCAGCATTGGCATTTCTCACAAAATAAAAGGATAAAAGGAAGTGGTCATATCTGTCCATCACATATTCACGTGTCATTTGAGAGCATATGCACCTTCCCCATCTTTAATAgcttaaatttaattatctttcttttctctccaCATTAATGTGTTTTAAGAGAAGTTCCCAAGGTAAGTTTTACCATACAGAGGAGAAATATATGATAGGGAAAGAATGACTGCTTATTGAGGAAGGAAACTGCTTACCATCCAACCAAAAATGGCTGAGCGTTTGCCCATACCCACAAATCGGTCCCTGATGAAATCGTGTTGCTGGACATGTGTAACCCGTGGTTTTAAAACTGCAAAAGAAAGCATCAAACTGTTTTAGTTTGAAGATCAGCTTGATCTAGATATAATGCATGAGGGGAGTAACTCCATATTGCTTCTTACTTATCTTTCCTCTCATGGGTTGCAGTATGTCAACAGTTTACTACCTTAAAGACTTGGTTAAGAAAGTAACTAGTTTTACAGGGAGCATTAACTACAGGGGCGACGTAAGCTTTTACATCGGTCATTTACTTTCTTTCATCTTTGATTATCATCATTTCGAACAGTGTAAAGCGGCTCCCAATTATTAAGTAAAATTAAAGTTTTCCACGTAAGCTTTTCCTTAggtcatttctttctttcttatttgCTAATCGTCCTGTAGAACAGAGTTAAGCGGCACCAATTGTCATGTAAAATTAAACTCCTCATAGAGGAAATAAATCAGAtgagatttttgtttttttttttttgcgatATGGAGCAAAGAGTTGGATAAAAGATCTCACAGGTAATCATACATACCATGTGCAGTCTCATAATTAGCTTTTGCAATACTGTCCTCCCAGTGCTTCCATTGACGTATCTAGACCATCAGTAAATTACAAACACTCAattcaaacaacaaacaaagtTGAAGAGACCAGCAACAAGTTAATGAAGCAGATTTTATTACAGACCTTGGCTCCTCCAAATACAACTGTCAGAAGAGAGAAAGTCACATGAACAATTGCAAGGACAAAGATGAAAATGTGAAGGTGATGCAACGCTTCAAGAGAGAGTAATGGGACCTTATGCtgaaacaaaattaaaaggaaTGTGTTATGAATCTTTAGGGAAGGATCGATTTACAAGGCAATATATAAATCAACTCGTTAAAGGGAGGCTGAAACCTTAGAATTCATTAAAAGAGAACTCCAATCTCTTCAGTCTCCAAATTGTTAGGATTCTTAGAGAAGGATCGAGTCACAGGACGATGAACAGGAAAATCTAAATCAATTGACTTTGACTTTCCCTTGCCTTTGTTCGAATTCCTAGATCGacctatttttgtatataacttCAGCTCATTGAAGGGAGATTGAAACCttaaagttcaatggaagagagAACTCCGATCTCTTACTTTTTACTAAAATATGACTTAACGATTTATTCCTCAAAAGCCCCTTTAAATAGGAGTCTTATTACATCAATAGCAAGTCTAATTCTTATGAAAGTAGGAGACCTAAATCCTATTccaaactaataactataacttaacctaatccttataaaactatgaaatataaaccctattctagaataataaataaagctactaaaaatataattaaatacttaatttaaggACTTCCAACGCATCCACAACATTACCCCCCTCTTACATTGAAAGAGTTTGTCCTCATGCTCGAATTTCACGGCAATCATCCAGAACTTCTGGAATATTGTCTGCTGAATCATCCAATTCCAGCCAGAAAAGTCGTTTGCACTGGTGAATGGCTGAATATAATTCGTCACAATTATAGCATAATCCCTTAGCTCTTCACTCTGCCATTTTTGCACGAGTTAATCGCTTGACCAAAGGGGTCTGGTTGCTGGTCTTGGTATTAAATGAATCGACTGAACTTGTAGCAGATTTTGCCAAGTTTACTGTGCTGCCAAGACTTGTCTGGGACTGCTGCCCTTTTTGCAGTTGTTCTTTTTGCTCTAAAGCCCTGGCTACACTCATAACTGTTGATAAGTCAGGTGGTTTGAGCAATTGCACGTCCAATTTGATTGAATCATCTAACCTGCCATAAATATTCCCACGTGCAAGTGTTCTGGAATAAGCTCATCAGCCCTAGCCAACTTTTCTTGAAACTGACGTTGATAAATTTAAACTCTACCAGTTTGTCGAAGCGTGACCAATTCACCTACCGGGTTGCTGCTTTCAGGAGATCCAAATAGCTGGAAACATTGTTTTTGGAAGTCTTCCCAACTCATTGGCCCCTTCGCTCGTTTAAGCTGATAATACCATAATTGTGCTTCTCCCAACAGGTGAAATCCAGCCACTCCAACCTTTTCTGCATTTGCTAtatgttgattttcaaaaaactgCTCACAACGATATGCCCAAATCAGTGGGTCGTTGGTGCCATCATAAGTAGGAAAATCCATTTTTGCATACCTTGGTATTGTCGAATTGGAATTACCTCtagtttgatgattatgatcAGCTGGTTGAATAGGCAGTGTATTGCCTCTAGGAGCCGGATTTGTTGATTTACCAATTGTCTGGGCATTACTTGATTCTGCCCCATGGACTACTGGTTTTGTAGAGCCAATTCTCAGGCTAGAATATTGTTCTTGAATGACTTGGACAATACTTTCACCGAGACGTTGTTCCATAGCTGCAAGTTTAGAGTCCATTAGTGTTTCTGTAATCACACGTTCTTCTTGAAACTTGGAATTGATCTCATCGAGAAATTTGGAACTGATCCCATCGCCCATTGTgttaggctctgataccaaattgtTAGGATTCTTAGAGAAGGATCGAGTCACATGATGATGAACAGGAAAATCTAAATCAATTAACTTTGACTTTCCCTTGCCTTTGCTCGAATTCCTAGATCGacctatttttgtatataagcTCATTGAAGGAAGactgaaaccttagagttcaatggAAGAGAGAACTCCGATCTCTTGCTTTTTACTAAAATATGACTTACTAATTTATTCCTCAAAAGCCCCTTTAAATAGGAGTCTTATTACATCAATAGCAAGTCTAATTCTTATGAAAGTAGGAGACCTAAATCCTATTccaaactaataactataaTTAACCTAATCCTTATAAAACTATGAAATATAAATCctattctagaataataaataaagctactaaaaatataattaaatacttaatttaaggACTTCCAATCCACAACAGAATGATATTAGAAGTCAGTGGCAGACAATATTTACGGAAGTAGAATAATCTAACGGAAAATGATGACTATATATTCCAGAATCAGATACTGAAAAACTGGAATTCAACTTTCGAGTCaggaaatttaagaaaataattcaagtaAATGCCTGCATAATATTTTTCACATGGTCTCTTACTAAAGAGCAAAGACAAATCATCCCTAAATTTTTCCTTGTTTGATAAAAAAGGAACTCAAACAATGGCTCAATGTAAGaaagataataaatttaaaagcaataaaacaacAATGCAGTATTCTTTTGTCTTGCCAAATAGAAGCACCAGTCTACCTTCCTTTGATGAAAACACACATGAACTAGTGGGgcaagtttaaaataaaaagagcaGTCAATGAATGACCTCAGAGAAGCCGCATTTTCTCTACATTGTGGAATATGGAGCTAAGAAGAAAGATGTGAAGAAGTAAATGCAACTAGACTAGGAAAACAAATTGATTACTTTTGCAGTGCAATAgccagcagcagcagcagctgCTTCTTCTTCAACTAACAGCCGCCGATGATGTTGTGATTCATGAGAAGGGGCCTCCGATAATGAACATGGTAGTAAGTGCATGACCACATCTTTAGGCACACAAATCTTGACTATGCTACTTTGAAGCACCGTCAGTAAAAGGGATATAAACCCCAAAAGCATCAACTCTGCATATTAATTCACCAATCAATTCAAAAAAAGCAACTTCAATTGATTATTACAAACCAAAACATatgactaattttattttttattttttttataaatagaattaaaaaatttaacagtATAGTATGTGAGGGAGGGGCAGATCTGTGCACTTCCCCTAAAAAGCCAGacgtttaaaaagaaaagaagaaaaagtaagGGAGATGGACCACCTTCTTTAACTTTCTGTAGCGCTTCATATAAAGGCTtctgattcttcttcttcagataCTGCAGACATTTGTAGAGCAGTATGTATGAGTTCAatgtaaaattgaattaaagagaaatatatatatatatatatatatatatatatatatatttggaatTAACCTTTCCAGTATAATGGATGAGTCGCTCAGCGGCTAGAGAAATGGCAACGATGACGGTGCAGACGGCGGCGACCACCCAAGTAGGGGTAAATTCCAATGTGTCTCCTTCTCCGCCTCCACTCATTTCCGTTTAATCTATCAAAAACGtaactcttcttcttcacaaaattCAGCCTACCTGCCTGCCACAAATGTAACCAACTAGTGTGGGGACTTGAGTCTGACTAAAAAtggacatttttttttctttcttttcttaataaaCAAGATTTAAGATTATcggaattttattttgttgtatgAGATTTCAAATGGgctttttcaaaattaagtaagtccaagttttattttgaaaattaaaatttaagttttcCATAAGAAAtttagagtaaaaagttatggtcaaatatattttttgaagttCTAACAcacaaaatttatcatttacacgtaaacattatttatataaataataatatttcgaATTTTGACATgttcaattaaaataattaataattattagttaaatatataagaaaataaagtaataatgtattatttaatgaaggagcatataattttaaatttttcatactAATATATTACATGTGAAATGAATGTCTTTTGTGGTTTTATCTCAAGAGTCAAGACTATAAATATCGGACAAGGATAGGCGCGATTCACGGACAGGAGAAACTCTTCCTCTGTCCacttgtttttgtttgtttacgTTTAGCGTGTAAGAATAGAATTATTTAACAAAAACATTACTTTACTCCACTTTATAATTCTActattacttatttatttatatccTTCTCTTTTATCTACCTtcattatatcaaaatatttgtcacaatttttttctttttatagtcaaataatatgaaacttCGAtcaatattttatgattatttttcatCACATTGATAAGAGAAATTTTGTAAGTTTATggtactttttatatatttttggaatatctaatatttaatttcaaaatatatggagtaataattttatctaatttatctatgaaaattagttaaattgattttcgaaaaacaaaacatgacaaatatttcctaattacttgtccacttttcctttttttagttgtccctaattacttgtcaattttgacaaatcaagaaaggacaatttgttttacctattatatccttaattaattactttgaaaaatgtagaactttttgaaaatcttaaattttttaattcatccatttcataattaatccgggtaaaatgataaactcactatgtcaataattatttttttaataagtgtgtcaattcaaaagtggacaaatgATTGGGAATAGaggaaatattta
It encodes the following:
- the LOC125871915 gene encoding MLO-like protein 1 isoform X1; translated protein: MSGGGEGDTLEFTPTWVVAAVCTVIVAISLAAERLIHYTGKYLKKKNQKPLYEALQKVKEELMLLGFISLLLTVLQSSIVKICVPKDVVMHLLPCSLSEAPSHESQHHRRLLVEEEAAAAAAGYCTAKHKVPLLSLEALHHLHIFIFVLAIVHVTFSLLTVVFGGAKIRQWKHWEDSIAKANYETAHVLKPRVTHVQQHDFIRDRFVGMGKRSAIFGWMHSFFKQFYGSVSKSDYAALRLGFIMTHCKQNPKFNFHKYMIRALEDDFKTVVGISWYLWVFVVIFLFLNVNGWHTYFWIAFIPFVLLIAVGTKLEHVIIQLAHEVAEKHVAIEGELVVQPSDDHFWFKRPQIVLILIHFILFQNAFEIAFFFWILVQYGFNSCIMGQVGFIVPRLVIGVIIQMLCSYSTLPLYALVTQMGTHFKKSIFDEHIQVGLLGWASKAKMKRGLKAATDAGTSIEGSTVRLQMSGINQKETTPT
- the LOC125871915 gene encoding MLO-like protein 1 isoform X2; the encoded protein is MSGGGEGDTLEFTPTWVVAAVCTVIVAISLAAERLIHYTGKYLKKKNQKPLYEALQKVKEELMLLGFISLLLTVLQSSIVKICVPKDVVMHLLPCSLSEAPSHESQHHRRLLVEEEAAAAAAGYCTAKHKVPLLSLEALHHLHIFIFVLAIVHVTFSLLTVVFGGAKIRQWKHWEDSIAKANYETAHVLKPRVTHVQQHDFIRDRFVGMGKRSAIFGWMTHCKQNPKFNFHKYMIRALEDDFKTVVGISWYLWVFVVIFLFLNVNGWHTYFWIAFIPFVLLIAVGTKLEHVIIQLAHEVAEKHVAIEGELVVQPSDDHFWFKRPQIVLILIHFILFQNAFEIAFFFWILVQYGFNSCIMGQVGFIVPRLVIGVIIQMLCSYSTLPLYALVTQMGTHFKKSIFDEHIQVGLLGWASKAKMKRGLKAATDAGTSIEGSTVRLQMSGINQKETTPT